GTAATTCAACTGCACGAGCACGATGAATCCGATGCTCGCATAGTTGCTCACTACGCAGAGCAACGCGCCAAAGGCATACAGGCTCTGGGCGATGAGCACGCGCCGGCAGATTGCGCCTCGCACCTCGACGGTCGTCTCGTCCTTGATCAAGGCCTGGCGGATTACGTGGGTCCAACTCCAATACAGCATTGCGCCCGGCAGCAGGATATTGAGCCAGTAAAGCAGCAGGGCGGTTCGGTAGGTCATGAATTCCGCGAGGAGACGTGTCGAGAGCGGCAGCATCGTGATGGTGAAGAGAAATCCCAGGTGAATCCACGTCAGATCGCGGCTGCCCTCGCGAATGTGGTTAAGCTGCGTCTGTTGCCCAGCCCAGAAGATGCCGAGCGTGAGAAAGCTCATCAAATACGCAATCCACTGCGGCGCCA
This portion of the Acidicapsa acidisoli genome encodes:
- a CDS encoding TMEM175 family protein produces the protein MATLYNAIQGRSLERMAALSDGIFAVAMTLLVLDIHIPSAEAVHSEAELCRALAAMAPQWIAYLMSFLTLGIFWAGQQTQLNHIREGSRDLTWIHLGFLFTITMLPLSTRLLAEFMTYRTALLLYWLNILLPGAMLYWSWTHVIRQALIKDETTVEVRGAICRRVLIAQSLYAFGALLCVVSNYASIGFIVLVQLNYAIAPRFGKRLG